TCATGAGGGACTGGAACAACTTCCAGGTCAATCAAGGACTGAGGATAAAATAAACTGAGATTAAGTCCTGGTTTCCCTCACTTGTGTTAAATCCAGAAAAActtgaaaatgtgtattttgaatagatgtttttataaatattacacagaCATAATGTAGACAAAATACTATGTTTTTTAGTGGCATGGTTTGCACTGTGTCTGTGAGGCTGCAGTTGGACccttctcaaaataaaagctttgcgACTTCTCATAAAGGAACTGAGAAACAGCCAGAGTAATGCGAAATGCCCAGTTTAATGTCCTCTGATGTTAcggaagtgtgtgtgtacttgtgtggcTGTCTTTGTGAGTTTTATGCCTTAGaagtaaagacattttaaaaaactgaggACATTTTACCTGCTGACACACCTGTAGTTTTCTATTTCTACCCAgtttaattacaaaaatgttGAAAGACTAAGTCATGACAACAGTAGGCAGTGCAGTACTTTATAATTTCAAgctgttgcattgtgggtaagaACCCTGAAACCACTGAGCCATGAAAAAGACTCCTCATCCACTCTCCATGAAGTGATATAAGGTTCAATATAAGCCAATTGTTCCAATGAATTTACTACTCCTGTTAATGATTTATGACAGTGCATTGATTTAAGCTACTTAGATGAATGAATGGCCAGTTATCTTCACAGAAAGGGATTTTCTGGCCCAGGACAAGTACATGGCATTCATTTCTGAGAAAATCAACAGGGAATAACCGGCATCATAAAATCATACTCTATATTGATAAATCCCTGTTTGTTTATAGTTTTAAGAAAAAAGCGTGAAGGAagaattttaacatttattcaaTATTAAGATACAAGAAATAGTATATAAGTAAAACCAATGATTCAGACAGAATGTAATATTAGGAAACTACCtttaaaaaagcaatttaaaatgagaaataacagcaaaaacagacaaaaaagattaaaatgttaCTTCCTGACAGGCTGACATAAATGTGTaggacaggagagagaaaattacCAACATATAAAACACTTTAGAGAACAGCTGAATGTTTACTTTCAAACATGCATAGTTGAATTATTCTGATTCAAACATAGGCCACAAACTGGGAAGTACAATatcattaaaatcataatgtTGCCAAACAAGTGTATTAGACAACCACTGTGCTATTGAATCTCAAAATTCATACATGtgtacagtggcaagaaaaagtaattgaACTGTTTGGAACTACCTGAACAGAGCCATCAATGCATAATTTGTAAAGACATACATGGGAAACTGTTTATCTTACTGGTGTCTTACAGGGTAATGTCAGGGTGGCTGGGAAGGTCAGCAGGTCAGTGGTACTAAACAACATTCAGATCCCAGACCATTCAACAAAAATGACGTGAAATGACCCCTTGAGAGTTTCTCACACCAGACAACCTAAGACTATGTCTGAGCTATAGCAGTTCTGGAGAAATTCCCCCTGAACATGATGCAGGTCTGACCTCCAGCAACCAGAAACATCTATACttactgtttatgttttttttttttctttgcacactaaaaatgtgtttagttGACAACAGATATCAACATTAATATTAGCATAGGTTTAGATACATCATGCCGTCTGACAGTAGTAACTACAGCATGTCATCCATGCTGGGTTTCTAGTCATATTATTGTAAAATATAACCtgttaatgttaatatattGAAACTGATTGTCTCTACATGCTGCTTTGTTTGAGAACTCCATTTTacagtgttgtttctttgtttttgttttttgtccagTGTTGGACTTGGAACCAAACTTAAAGCGTCTGAATAATGTGGTTTTACcttgaaaaatgtttaatgtaaacAGGTACAGTCAGTGTTTGACGATTTCCCCTGATACAGCATTTGCAGTGATTCAAACACATCACAGACTtcagtgacatttacaaaagtttttttttttgttgtttttttttttttttttttttttgcagaaagcAGAAAAGTTATGGCTTTTCAATATCAAGGGTGTCTGCGAAGAGTAAATCTCTAATCCAGCAGTATAACACAAGTTAGATGCCACAAAATTATGAAGATGTGTTACAAAGTGACATTGGTATAATCCTTTAAGGTTGGATTTTTAACATGAATGTGCTATGAAAACAATCACAGTGActcacacatttttacacaaatgCCAAGGATGAGGTGAAACTGAATAAGAAACTCAAACCATGAAACATATCTTTGCATTAGTACCAGTAGTAGTAtctaaaataacataaattacGACGTttccacattaaatcaatagGTCCCTAAGTGCTAGGTATATTTAATGCCCTTGTTTGTTAGCTAGAcagtagtaaaaataaaaatgctgtaCAGGAAATTGGCAAACATTTCTAACAAGAGGAGATGATACCAGGTAGGAAACATGAGATTATAAAGAATACTGCATAGTTATAGAAAGAGGAAACTGGGGAAGCCCTTTGGAGAAGGTTTTGTTATCAGGAAATTCAAAGAAAAACTGgatatttaaaaagaatataTTCTATTTATGAAGGTGCCCCTGAAGCCTATAAACAGAGCAGGCCCTCTTCAGAAGGTGTTTTAAAAGGCTACATAAAACATTTACgtatattttgtaaatgacCATGACATTAAACAGGCAGATGCATGCATTATATTAAACCATTAACTATAGAAATGTTTCCTCTAgatcggggggggggggggcaaccTATGTTCCTTTGACGGACAATGCTGTCCTGcagctatccctgccctacccactgctatttacctggatcaggtgtgtccagccaatcagaagctggaagataccaatttgCTCGGTCTTGGCAGGtatagttgaaaaacaagcaggtcGGTGGCCCTCAAGGGTCAaagttgaatacccctgctctaGATAAACATTATTTCCTTCTGAGGCGGAAAATCACCTGATTTGATTATTCCCTTGCTGTAAATTCTAACTGATAGTTACCATTTCATATTTGTCCTGGACGTTGTTCTCCTGTTTTTCAGGTTCAGGATGGTGCAGCTCAATGAAGACAAAGTAAACTCCCGCTCCAACTGCTCCTCCCAGCATTGGTCCTGCCACAGGGATCCACCACCAGCAGCCTCCGGCTCTGCAGTGAGgacacatacatatacagtactgtgaCAAAGTACAGCTTAACAACATATATGCTGATATTTATAACcctaaaaattaaatgaaacctTTAAAATTCCAAATCATTGCCCAGTTCCTCTGTACATTAGACAATGTACAAGACAAAGGCAAAATTAAGGACAACGTAGTGCAAAATGtagtgaaatgtaaataatgACTCACTGCTTAACAGCCATAAGGCAGCTGAATAATTTATAGATTGATAATGTGTATTTGAGTACCAGTAATTAGCAGCCACAGAATTAGCAAAATGCTGGTCATTCTGCCCACTGATCCACTGTGTACTCTGTTAATTATACTCAGTGACCACAGGACAGCTTCAAGCCAAGAAGTGTGCAAAAAAGAAAGTGTACGAAAGATCTGAAAAATTGAGTTTTGACCGTGcatgtgttcgtgtgtgtgtttttatgtgttttactCCCTAAACATAGCCATATAGGTTTGAGTGTAAAGTATATAGGCTGTGTACTTAATATTGTAAACATGAtgatctatatatatataataatctaCTACACTTTTTGAGCCGTAACTATTGACCCATTAACAAGGAATAATTTGCCATTGCATGATAACACCTGTAGACAAGACAGTAAAAGTCAGGATATCTTGACCTCTACTCTTTAATATTTTACCATTCTTTGTTTGATCattattaaacattaataaattgCTGCAAATAATGTCCACTATCTCACCAGTCACCGTGTTTATATCATCCTAAGGTCAGTTATACACATTATCCCAGATTACAGTCTTAAAGAGCTCTATGTTAGATCTACTGCATGTGTCCTCTTTCTGACTCTGGCTTACCTCAGGCAGACTCTGTTTTAGCTGGAGGGAGATTAGAGTCATGGTGGCGAATGTGACCATTAGCAGTCTTTGCTGCAGGTCAAAGGCTTCAGCTAACAGATCTGATGCACAGACCTTAATGTAAACAGGTGTCTGAGCAGGCCATCTTTCTGTCTTGTAGGCGTTCAGGAAGTAGACTACAGAAGGGATGGATTATAGACTTTAATCTATGGCCACAGCTAAGATGATCAAGCCTGGAGACAGTGGGTCACATTGACACTGTGGAGATTGTATCGAGCCAAGTGCCACACATCACACTTGATGCTGAAAAGAAATGCCCCTgtagctcctgtgttttttaTAACAAATGGAAATGATTACATAAGGATTAGCATATATTTCATGTGTGATATAGATCTGAAAGGACCAAGGACTTATATGTGGATTAAAGCAATCTTTATTCaagtttgaaaaacatataCTGAGCTCCTAAAGTATTTCAATAATGGCATACACAAACCCTTTCAAGGGGGTCAGTGGCAGATCTAGAAATTTTTTGCATGGGGGGCAAAGGGGTGGATAGAAAACTTGAATTAATATTCTCAGTGGAAAAATAGATAAGATGGCTGTAAGAGGATGCTGAGAATATCTTTTGGGCGTGTTCAGAGATATGCTGGTAAAACTTTTATCACCTCAGCCAACCAGCCAGAAGCGGaagaaacattttaagaaattaaacATGACCAGTAAGGTTCTGGAAGCTCTGTGTCTACAGTATCTTGCTTGCAGAGTTCATTGCTTTAGGTAGAAAGCTTATCAGTAAGAAAATGTCAGGGGTGGATAAGAACAGCTCCTGAAATGTTAGCAGTTTTGAATATTTCATGACACAACTGTTAGCATGTCAAGGATTTTTGGAGAAAGAGCTTGTGAGACGGTACAAGGATTTGTCCAACTGACTGAACCAATGTTGTTGTCCTCTGAGCATGAGAAAGACAACAAGAGGAATGTGATCCAACTTTGCAGGGATCACATTATGTCCCACTTCAGGAATTAAAGCCTAAATCAAGATGCTGTGGAGGGGACTCCACTTAGTGAATCTCATTGTCTGGAAGAACAATAGGGATTTTGTCCAAGGCACAGGGCAGTAGTTGTACACAGACAGTCAAAGCGTGATGCCACTTTACTTAACCAGCCTCTGTATTTAGTAAGATTTTGAAGATGTTTCCAGATACTTCTGTTGCAGTATCTGCAGTTGTGAGCCAATTAGTTGTATACATGAAGCAtgactgttttgtttgcattcttGACAAAGTCCAAAACGAAAGTTTTGCCTGCACCTTGTCCCCTCGTCTGTTTGCAATGTGCAGACAGCATGTTTATGGTTTGCTTTTCAGCAGTTCAGACGTGACTCAATAAATGattcaaaaaaagaaatcatagTGACCGGACATGTGCATTGCAATCCCTTGGTGTTCACTTAAATCCCAGAGCCATTTTTCAAAATACAGGAACTACATGCATGTtctctgaaatatttatttggtttgtCGAGAGCACAGATAGAGCTGGAAATGCTGCTCTTTATGCAGGGCAGGAAAGAGCAGTAACTTGTTTAAACTTTCTTACATCACATTTTTGCTATGTCCTGGTGCACTGGTGAGTTGGAGCAGCAGTAAATTATGGACTCCTAGCACTCTTGGCCAGGCAGCTCAGGAAGAAGGTTCTATTTTATAGAGAATCTTTCAcatagggcagcatggtggctgagtggttagcactgttccctcacagcaagaagatcgTGGGTCcacaacccagcctttctgtgtggagtttgcatgttctccctgtgcttgtgtgggttttctccaggtactccggtttcctcccacagtccaaaaacatgtatgtcaggttgattggtgactctaaattgcccataggagtgagtgtgagtgtgtgaggttgtttgtctctatgtggccctgtgatggactggtgacctgtccagggtgtacccctgcctttcacccaaaagagagctgggataggatccagcagattcctgtgaccttGGTTAGGGAATAtgcgggtatagaaaatggatggatctTTCACATAATAATCCCAGCATAGTCCTTTCTGTTACAAAAGTTAAGCTCTCCTTCATAACTGCAGTTACCAATCACTGAATTGTTATGGCAGTCAtggttttgtttctgcagtaaaGTAAAGTCAGTCAAATTACCTGAATACCTCCATGCCCCACCCAGCAACAGCCGTGAAGAAGCGTGGGCCCAGGTCTCGTGCCGGGTTGATTGGATAACCGCAGTTCAGACCCATCGACACCCCGATGGCCATGATGATCAGGCCGATGCACAGGGGCTCCATGCCTTTGGGAGCACCAATATTCTTCCTGTCAGTGATGGCCAGGATGCACAGGACCAGTGCTCCAGTTGCAATTACCTTGAAAACAGAGATATTAGGCAAATAACATCATTTATAttccaaaattattttttgtttgtgtgtttgttgttgttgtaagaATGTTTTTCAGTTACCCCATCTGTTGTGGCCACACATCCTCTGTGTTATTTTGTCTAAGCTTATTATGGGGCTTCACCATTCCCCTGGTTTCAGAATTACTATATAGCTGCATATGGTCGTACATTTAAGAAACACTCCTGAGTGCGCTCAGCAAACAACATAATCTTTTATGTATTAAACATATTATGTAGAATTGCATGTTCTGCAGTGTtagttattatgtttttttaatgcaaactCTTGTAAATATGAATGTGACTCAAATTTCTATGATAAAAAACTGATAAGAACTTTAATGTCCTAATGgctttcagaaacacacaaacaaacacgcaCATCTCACCTCAATCTAATCCAGAACAGCACCGGACCAGAACTGTTCATACGTCAACATACAACTCACAAGTCTATTTATGCATCCATTCATGACCGCACTAAATGCGGTAACCTAAAATAAGGTTTAATGTTCATGTTTCCTAGCAGTTTGTATAAAGTAGTAGATATGTGGATATAGCTGGTATTTTTCtccatatttatatataatataatgaatAAATCTTCCCCACCTGATCAAAAAACCCATTTAGGACTGAGAGGTGTTTTGCAGGATAAGATGCAAATATGTTGGCTGTGGCATTTGGACCAGTAACAGCAAATTCCCCATTGGTATATTCCATCAAAGcatctgtgaaaaacaaattacaacaaagcaaaatgtgagTAACAAGCTTCtctaatatttgtatttgtactgATAACATGTGAGACATAAGAAAAATATCCCAATACAACAGAGCTATCCCTTGCTGGAGAACATACTCAGTTCCAGTTTTCTATCAAAGAGAGGCAGCCGTCTTGTGAAGCAGGATTACAAAGTTAGTCGGATAATGTCGCCTCTGTAACTAATCCTGTTTTCTGAAACAGTTCTCTAGTAGTTATGACATTTAGACATTTTGCACCCACCATAATACAACCCAAAGACAGAGCAGGATCCAGCAAAGGCCCCCAGGAACTGTGCCACCACATACACAGGAAATTTCTTCAGAGGTAGTTTTCCCAGGATCACCATGGCCAAAGAGACTGCAGGGTTCACATGGGCTCCTGAAGCAATGCAACAAAAAAGATGATCAAAATCAAGTAACGTGCATGTGGCGCACTCAAAACATAATAGCAATGCAGTATTGTTAAAGGGaaagcagaacaacaacaaatgtgaaTGATAACTCAAACTCCACACCCCCaggttttttacattttcagatttgtAGTCTTCAGCTACAACTGACACTGACTCAAGTGACATGACTTCACATAGTTCCCTCTGGAGCCACAAAGGCCTTCATACAACTTTTCATAAAtgtagtaatagtagtattCCACAAAACCTCTGATGTTTGAAATGAATGGCAAtaactgattattattattactgaatgTATTTAAATGACCAAATTGATTAATTGTTTCATCCCCAAATCAAATGTCAAATATCTGTGACCAAGCTGAGAAGGCTAGCTTAGTCAAGCGTTTTAAAAGTCTCTTGTGTTGAGATAAAGTAAGCTGAGTTTAGTGGATTAATGCAGTCAGTGACAGCTTGTCTGATCACTTAGTGCAGGTGTTCAGACAAAATGATCAAACAAAGGGTCTGGGTTTGTGCGCTTTCAGAGCTGGCTTGTTTTCCTATATTCTACATTGTCCTAAAGAAGCGTGTTTTGAACACATTCCACCCAATCATTACTGGGCTGTGATGGCAGTGTGGGCTCATTTATTTAACACTCTGGGATCTTGGCTTTGACCTCACTGTGTAACACCACTGGGGGTATCAGCCATGCGCCCATTGTTAATCTTCCCATCCTGTTCATAAACACTGACCACGACAATCAGCCAGACCTGCCTGTCTGAATTGCATCTGACATAATCTGTCTGAATCTGCTTAAGGCACACGTAGACGGCAGGTCATTAGAGTGACCATGATGTGTCACACTTACGGTATACTGTCACCTAAAATCTGAAACTCCAAAGTGAAAAcaattgtgttttcttctcctATGGAGCCAGCCTGCCAGGGAAGCCTAGATGGCCAGACTTGTCACACCTGACCCCTCTCCTCTCCAGAGACCCATGCCCCAGTAAAGCTCATTAGTCCAATACCTATGATCATCTTCAGAGATGTCGTCGGACAGAAGCTTCCCACTGAGCTCTGGATCCTGGGACTGAATGGCCCAGTCATGCAGGAAAATCTCTCCATATATTAACCTCCCCATCCTCATTCTTTTCTACAGTCCTCTAAAGCTTACAACTTCTCTCACTAAACATGCAGGACAACTAACATGAGCCGAACAATCATTACAACCATACAAAACAGCAATCAACAGCAAATCCATTTCCtatcaaatttaaatttgaatacTTTTAAATCTCTTCAAATACACAAACCATATTCGTTTCTCAAATGGCTGATGTACTGACACATTTGTAGGATATTGCTTAGTTGGATACAGTTTTTCTTGTTGAAAGCTagatgacaaaaataaacaccacCCTTGTGTCTGTTGGCTGACACAGCTGACCAAAGACTAGGAACAAGAGGAAACAGCCATCCTGACTCTGTCCACGGGTAACAGAAATCAACCTACTAATAGCTCCAGAGCAGCAAACTGGCAAAAACAAGATGTAACATGTTGATTAAAAAGCTGTAGTGATGTTGGCACATGGATTTTGTTACCATTGGATAGTTTCAGGTTAGCTGCTCTCCTctgtttccaaaatgtcaaactattgcTTTCAGTATTTATTACACCATTAGACACCACAAAGTGTggtttcttcttttcactttttagagtgctttttctccttccataaGTGAAGGAAGTGACCCTACAACTCATGAGGCCCACATAATGTAGCACTTGATATACTGAATCTCTTAATTGCTGTTTAATGGACATTCACCATTTTGGCTCAGAAACCCCATGAAAAGCACCGTGACATTTAACAATCCCCTCCTATCGCTATCATTGCTTGTGGACCACAGATGGTTCTTCTTGCCATAATCCTCAAAGAATGTTCTTGATAAAGTCCCATTTAGACACAGTACCGCCAGCCCTCAACTACACTTACACCACTCTATCACTGAAACCCAGCCCATTAGAGGAGATAATTAAGCAAAAGCACTGCTCAGTGTTCAAATTATCGTCTATAATTTTTgacctcttcttcttttcctttcggctgctcctttcaggggtcgccacagctaatcatctgcctccatttaaccctatcctctgtatcctccacacccacaccaactatcctcatgtcctccttcactacatccaagaacctcctctttggtcttcctctaggcctccttcctggcagctctaacctcagcatccttttaccaaggtattcactgtccctcctctgaacatgtcctcTAGACTGGGAAAATGGTTGCTATATGTAGAATGTACTCCATTATGTAACAATGTACGCCCATAACAGAAGTCTATACTGGTCATTTTAGTCCATTACTTCACCTCCATCAGTTAGCTAACAGCGATGAAGTAAAAATGTAGTGTGatagcttttcttttctgcagacTTTTTCATGTAAAATACTTTGAAGATGGaaacaacactgacacaaagtAACTAAAAGGACCTGTTGTGCTGTAAGAGCAAAGACGGGGCCTGACATCTGCGACCAAAGATTGCATCTCCAGCCCGGGCAAGCACTGGGCGATGACCCTTGTTATCagcctttgttttcattttttgcagcCTAAAAATTCGAATGCACTTCACTTGTTTGTATTTCACTGAGAACCCCAGAGAGCTGAGACTATGGCTGAACTAATGACAAAACAGCTTGACAACAAATTtacaacaatttaaaaagcTGATTAATTGTTGAAGTTATTTTCGCTGCTTCTTATAATTTAATAACACTGTAAACTAAGTATTTGGGTTTCTTACTGTTGGTCTGACAAAAAAAGCAATTTGAAGACATTTTAGGAAACTGTGGCTGGTGTACCTCACCATTTCTAGCAGTTGATCGATCATGAAAAGAACCTGCAGAGTATTTGATAATCAAAAGAACGTTTAGGTACAAAAATACTTGCAGAATGACCCTGAACCGAGAAGTGCATGACTTAGTATGGTAATGACTGAGCTGTGTGcagcatgtgtttatgtgacgTGTGGGTGACCTTACCTGACACTCCCCCTGCCATGTAAACGGCCATCATGACTCCGAGGGTGAACCCAACATGAATGGTCAAGGGCTCCCCGAGCACCCCTTTACTCAGCACAGTCTGGGCCACTGAACCACATCCAAAAAGCTGGGgcacagaacaaaaacacaaagggcAGATAAGAGAAAGACTCATTGTTAATTATCCCAGTTATAGCCACTATTAACACTAGCACTGTTGTTCACTAACAGCCTCCAACTGCCACAGACAGTCTGTCCAA
The Mastacembelus armatus chromosome 3, fMasArm1.2, whole genome shotgun sequence DNA segment above includes these coding regions:
- the aqp9b gene encoding aquaporin-9b translates to MESESKRKIKEKFGLKRDIFKEFLAEFLGIFVLILFGCGSVAQTVLSKGVLGEPLTIHVGFTLGVMMAVYMAGGVSGAHVNPAVSLAMVILGKLPLKKFPVYVVAQFLGAFAGSCSVFGLYYDALMEYTNGEFAVTGPNATANIFASYPAKHLSVLNGFFDQVIATGALVLCILAITDRKNIGAPKGMEPLCIGLIIMAIGVSMGLNCGYPINPARDLGPRFFTAVAGWGMEVFRAGGCWWWIPVAGPMLGGAVGAGVYFVFIELHHPEPEKQENNVQDKYEMVTIS